A single genomic interval of Zingiber officinale cultivar Zhangliang chromosome 4A, Zo_v1.1, whole genome shotgun sequence harbors:
- the LOC121972067 gene encoding protein SCARECROW-like: MVRKRLASELNFPTHSSSSSSSRRAAPSPPPSLLFHPPVDLSAGSGGGAPLLPAPSASSLPLCVFSGLPLFEPEAAAGASEDAPFVVVDDAAAAVAGADWVDGIVREIISSSAAGGEVSIPQIVSSVREIVRPCNPALAALLEFRLRSLASEPTTALHAGGPPPERSDKRRRENRGSVIPEVPPPPPTKRPQLPPPRPLLQSQPQRSSASASSDEAAAGKEQRKELLQQRNPDAEGLHLLTLLLQCAEAVAGDNLDDAHHLLLEISELSTPYGTSAQRVAAYFSEAMSARLVSSCLGLYAPLPASAAPPHRHRLLASAFQVFNGISPFVKFSHFTANQAIQEAFEREDRVHIIDFDIMQGLQWPGLFHILASRPGGPPQVRLTGVGASLDALEATGKRLSDFADTLGLPFEFVPVAEKIGNLDPARLGVSSHREAVAVHWLRHSLYDVSGSDNNTLWLLQRLSPKVVTMVEQDLSQAGSFLARFVEAIHYYSALFDSLGASYGEDSPERHVVEQQLLSREIRNVLAVGGPARSGEVRFGNWREKLRQSGFHGVSLAGSAAAQATLLLGMFPSDGYTLVEENGTLKLGWKDLCLLTASAWRPLAPHHRHYPLPPATAAGLVGTS; this comes from the exons ATGGTGAGGAAGCGCCTCGCCTCCGAGCTCAACTTCCCGACCCACTCCTCCTCCTCGTCCTCCTCCCGCCGCGCCGCCCCCAGCCCGCCGCCTTCGCTTTTGTTCCATCCCCCTGTCGATTTGTCGGCGGGGAGTGGTGGCGGTGCGCCGCTTTTGCCGGCTCCGTccgcttcttctcttcctctttgtgtctTCTCAGGCCTGCCTCTGTTCGAGCCGGAAGCTGCAGCCGGCGCCTCCGAGGATGCTCCTTTCGTCGTCGTTGATGACGCCGCCGCCGCGGTGGCGGGCGCCGATTGGGTCGATGGCATTGTTCGTGAGATAATTAGTAGCTCCGCTGCTGGCGGCGAGGTCTCCATTCCGCAGATCGTGAGCAGCGTACGTGAGATTGTCCGCCCGTGTAACCCTGCTTTGGCCGCGCTCCTTGagttccggctccgctcgctcGCCTCTGAGCCGACGACGGCGCTTCACGCTGGAGGACCCCCGCCTGAACGCTCCGACAAGCGGCGGAGAGAGAACAGGGGGTCAGTCATTCCGGAAgtaccgccgccgccgccgacgaAACGGCCACAGCTACCTCCTCCACGGCCGCTGCTGCAGTCTCAGCCTCAGCGGAGTTCGGCCTCTGCCTCCTCCGACGAGGCAGCCGCCGGCAAAGAGCAGAGGAAGGAGCTGCTGCAGCAGAGGAATCCGGACGCGGAGGGGCTCCACCTGTTGACGCTGCTCCTCCAGTGCGCCGAGGCGGTAGCCGGTGACAACCTCGACGACGCCCACCACCTCCTGCTGGAAATATCCGAACTCTCCACGCCCTACGGCACGTCGGCGCAGCGCGTGGCCGCCTACTTCTCCGAAGCCATGTCCGCCCGCCTCGTCAGCTCGTGCCTCGGCCTCTACGCGCCGCTCCCGGCGTCGGCTGCGCCGCCGCACCGTCACCGCCTCCTCGCCTCCGCCTTCCAGGTTTTCAACGGTATCAGCCCCTTCGTCAAGTTTTCCCACTTCACCGCCAACCAAGCCATCCAAGAGGCGTTCGAGCGCGAGGACCGCGTCCACATCATCGACTTCGACATTATGCAGGGCCTGCAGTGGCCGGGCCTCTTCCACATCCTCGCCTCCCGCCCCGGCGGCCCGCCGCAGGTGCGCCTTACCGGCGTTGGCGCCTCCCTCGACGCCCTCGAGGCCACCGGCAAGCGCCTCTCCGACTTCGCCGACACCCTCGGCCTCCCCTTCGAGTTCGTCCCCGTAGCCGAGAAGATCGGCAACCTCGACCCCGCCCGCCTCGGCGTGTCATCCCACCGCGAGGCCGTCGCAGTCCACTGGCTCCGCCACTCCCTCTACGACGTCTCCGGCTCCGACAACAACACGCTCTGGCTTCTCCAGCG GTTGTCGCCGAAGGTGGTGACGATGGTGGAGCAGGACCTGAGCCAGGCGGGTTCGTTCCTGGCGCGGTTCGTGGAGGCGATCCACTACTACTCCGCCCTGTTCGACTCCCTCGGCGCCAGCTACGGCGAGGACAGCCCGGAGCGGCACGTGGTGGAGCAACAGCTGCTGTCGCGGGAGATCCGCAACGTGCTGGCCGTCGGCGGCCCGGCGCGCTCCGGCGAGGTCAGGTTCGGGAACTGGCGGGAGAAGCTGCGGCAGTCGGGGTTCCACGGGGTCTCCCTCGCCGGCAGCGCCGCGGCGCAGGCCACCCTCCTCCTCGGCATGTTCCCCTCCGACGGGTACACCCTGGTGGAGGAGAACGGCACGCTGAAGCTGGGCTGGAAGGACCTCTGCTTGCTCACCGCCTCCGCCTGGAGGCCGCTCGCCCCCCACCACCGCCATTACCCGCTTCCGCCAGCCACCGCCGCCGGCCTCGTAGGAACTAGTTAA